A stretch of the Microcella sp. genome encodes the following:
- the dhaL gene encoding dihydroxyacetone kinase subunit DhaL — MTLTVCATNDWLRRFAQSVDDNAQLLTDLDAAIGDADHGSNMRRGMLAVVEQLENEPASQIDGALRAAGMTLISTVGGASGVLYGTFLLRMATALADRATATGPEVIAALHAGLEGVRTRGHAELGDKTMVDVLAPVIDALDAAVESGASLADAASTAAIAAQAARDATTGLVARKGRASYLGERSAGHVDPGAASTALLFAALAGALAETAAVEA; from the coding sequence ATGACCCTCACCGTGTGCGCCACGAACGACTGGCTGCGCCGCTTCGCGCAGTCGGTCGACGACAACGCGCAGCTGCTGACCGACCTCGATGCCGCGATCGGCGACGCCGACCACGGCAGCAATATGCGTCGAGGCATGCTCGCCGTGGTCGAGCAGCTTGAGAACGAGCCTGCGTCGCAGATCGATGGCGCCCTGCGAGCCGCCGGCATGACGCTCATCAGCACGGTCGGCGGCGCGAGCGGAGTGCTCTACGGCACCTTCCTGCTGCGCATGGCGACCGCGCTCGCCGATCGTGCGACGGCGACGGGGCCCGAGGTGATCGCCGCGCTGCATGCCGGTCTCGAGGGCGTGCGCACGCGCGGCCATGCCGAGCTCGGCGACAAGACCATGGTCGACGTGCTCGCACCTGTGATCGATGCTCTGGATGCCGCCGTCGAGTCGGGCGCCTCGCTCGCCGACGCAGCATCCACGGCCGCAATCGCGGCGCAGGCCGCGCGCGACGCCACCACGGGCCTCGTCGCCCGCAAGGGCCGCGCCAGCTACTTGGGTGAACGCAGCGCCGGCCACGTCGACCCCGGCGCCGCCTCGACGGCCCTGCTCTTCGCGGCGCTCGCGGGCGCGCTGGCTGAGACCGCGGCGGTCGAGGCATGA
- the dhaK gene encoding dihydroxyacetone kinase subunit DhaK, which translates to MKKLISNPESVVVDALRGMAAAHPELSVDLERRIVYRAQPKEHGTVAIVSGGGSGHEPLHAGFVGFGMLDAACAGAVFTSPTPDQVLAATRAVDRGAGVLHIVKNYTGDVLNFEMAAELAAEARIEVRTVVVADDVAVTDSLYTAGRRGTGATVLLERIVGAAAEQGFDLDEVHALAERVASAGRSMGIALSGATVPAAGRPTFTLGDDEIEWGVGIHGESGRERQPMAPAPELAARLVQPLVDDGLGTGDAIVMLSGLGATPLIELYGMLAAVAPLLEQHGVRPVRVLVGDYITSLDMAGCLLTVLPVDAELLSYWDSPVDTPALRWGRS; encoded by the coding sequence ATGAAGAAGCTCATCTCCAACCCCGAGAGCGTGGTCGTCGACGCCTTGCGCGGCATGGCGGCAGCGCATCCCGAGCTGAGCGTCGATCTCGAGCGGCGCATCGTCTACCGCGCCCAACCGAAAGAGCACGGCACGGTCGCGATCGTGAGCGGCGGCGGGTCGGGTCACGAACCCCTGCACGCCGGTTTCGTGGGGTTCGGGATGCTCGACGCGGCCTGCGCCGGCGCCGTGTTCACCTCTCCCACTCCCGACCAGGTGCTCGCCGCCACCCGCGCGGTCGACCGCGGCGCGGGCGTGCTGCACATCGTCAAGAATTACACCGGCGACGTGCTCAATTTCGAGATGGCGGCCGAGCTTGCGGCCGAGGCCCGCATCGAGGTGCGCACCGTCGTCGTGGCCGATGATGTCGCCGTGACCGACTCGCTCTACACCGCGGGTCGCCGAGGCACGGGTGCGACCGTGCTGCTCGAGCGCATCGTGGGTGCGGCCGCCGAGCAGGGGTTCGACCTCGACGAGGTGCACGCTCTCGCCGAGCGTGTCGCCAGTGCTGGCCGGTCGATGGGCATCGCGCTGAGCGGCGCCACGGTTCCGGCCGCGGGGCGCCCGACCTTCACGCTTGGCGACGACGAGATCGAGTGGGGCGTGGGCATTCACGGCGAGTCGGGGCGCGAGCGACAGCCGATGGCTCCGGCGCCTGAGCTCGCGGCTCGACTCGTTCAGCCGCTCGTCGACGACGGACTCGGCACCGGCGACGCGATCGTCATGCTCAGCGGCCTGGGAGCGACGCCGCTCATCGAGCTCTACGGCATGCTCGCCGCCGTTGCGCCGCTGCTCGAGCAGCACGGCGTGCGCCCCGTGCGGGTGCTCGTCGGCGACTACATCACGTCGCTCGACATGGCCGGCTGCCTGCTCACCGTGCTGCCGGTCGACGCCGAGCTGCTGTCGTATTGGGATTCGCCTGTCGACACTCCGGCGCTGCGGTGGGGTCGATCATGA